The following are encoded in a window of Bradyrhizobium guangdongense genomic DNA:
- the proB gene encoding glutamate 5-kinase: MASPELSQFRRIVVKVGSALLVDSDKGEVRASWLAALADDMARLHKEGRDILVVSSGSIALGRSRLKLPRGPLKLEESQAAAAVGQIALARIWSEVLGAHDIGAGQILVTLQDTEERRRYLNARSTIGKLLEWRAIPVINENDTVATTEIRYGDNDRLAARVATMASADLLVLLSDIDGLYDAPPKSNPNAKLIPVVESISSEIEAVAGDAESELSRGGMRTKVEAAKIATTGGTHMLIASGKIEHPLQAIADGGRCTWFLTPANPITSRKRWIAGTLEPKGTLTIDAGAVRALRAGASLLPAGVIKVEGQFTRGDAVIVRGPDTSEVGRGLIAYDAEVAERIKGRSSPDVMTILGISGRSEMIHRDDLVVGG; this comes from the coding sequence ATGGCCAGCCCCGAACTCAGTCAATTCCGCCGCATCGTCGTCAAGGTCGGCTCCGCGCTGCTGGTCGATTCCGACAAAGGCGAGGTGCGCGCCTCCTGGCTGGCCGCACTCGCCGACGACATGGCCAGGCTGCACAAGGAGGGCCGCGACATCCTCGTGGTGTCGTCGGGCTCGATCGCGCTCGGCCGCAGCCGGCTCAAGCTGCCGCGCGGTCCGCTGAAGCTGGAGGAGAGCCAGGCCGCCGCCGCCGTCGGCCAGATCGCGCTGGCGCGAATCTGGTCGGAGGTACTCGGGGCGCACGACATCGGCGCCGGGCAAATCCTCGTGACGCTGCAGGACACCGAGGAGCGCCGCCGCTACCTCAACGCCCGCTCGACCATCGGCAAGCTGCTGGAATGGCGCGCGATCCCCGTGATCAACGAGAATGACACGGTCGCCACCACCGAGATCCGCTACGGCGACAATGACCGCCTCGCCGCGCGCGTCGCCACCATGGCGAGCGCCGATCTGCTGGTGCTGCTCTCCGACATCGACGGGCTCTACGACGCGCCGCCGAAGAGCAATCCGAACGCAAAGCTCATTCCGGTGGTGGAGAGCATCTCCTCCGAGATCGAGGCTGTGGCGGGGGACGCCGAGTCCGAGCTGTCACGCGGCGGCATGCGCACCAAGGTCGAAGCCGCCAAGATCGCCACGACAGGCGGCACGCATATGCTGATTGCGTCAGGCAAGATCGAGCATCCGCTTCAGGCGATCGCCGACGGCGGCCGCTGCACCTGGTTCCTGACGCCCGCCAATCCCATCACGTCGCGAAAACGCTGGATCGCGGGCACGCTGGAGCCGAAGGGCACGCTGACCATCGACGCCGGCGCGGTGAGGGCGCTGCGCGCCGGCGCCAGCCTGCTGCCCGCCGGCGTCATCAAGGTCGAGGGCCAATTCACCCGCGGCGACGCCGTGATCGTGCGCGGCCCCGACACCAGCGAAGTCGGCCGCGGCCTGATCGCCTATGACGCCGAGGTCGCCGAACGGATCAAGGGCCGCTCCTCACCCGACGTGATGACGATCCTCGGCATCAGCGGCCGGTCGGAGATGATTCATCGCGACGATCTGGTGGTGGGCGGGTAA